GGCCTGCCTGCTGGACGGCCTTACGCAGCACGAACTCGATCTGCCCGTTCAGGCTGCGTAGATCGTCGTTCGCCCAGCGCTGAAGCGCCTCCAGCAGGGCAGGGTCGACACGAAGGAGAAACGGCTTTCGCTCGGCCACGGGACCTACTGATAGATGGTGCCCGTGTTAATCACCGGCTGGGTGTTGCGGTCGCCGCAGAGCACCACCAGCAGGTTGCTGACCATGGCCGCCTTGCGGTCCTCGTCCAGCGTGATGATCGACTTCTGCGACAGCATGTCGAGCGCCATCTCGACCATGCCGACCGCGCCTTCGACGATTTTCTGGCGGGCGGCGATGATCGCGCCGGCCTGCTGGCGTTGCAGCATGGCCGCGGCAATCTCCGGCGCGTAGGCCAGGTGGCTGATGCGCGCCTCAATCACTTCGACACCGGCCTTCACGAGGCGATCGCCAATCTCGCGCTTCAAGTGATCCGCTACCGCGCTGGTGTGGCCGCGCAGCGACACATGCGTGTCGTCATGCGCGTCGTAGGCATAGCTGGTCGCCAGGTTGCGCAGCGCCGCCTCGCTCTGCACCTTCACGTAGTGCTCGTAGTCGTCCACCTCGAACACCGCCTCGGCGGTCTCGAACACCTTCCACACCACCACGGCGGCGATTTCGATCGGGTTGCCGTCGATGTCGTTCACCTTGAGGCGCGAGCCCTCGAAATTGCGGATGCGCAGCGAGACCTTCTTCTTGGCCAGGAAGGGGTTGGCCCAGCGCAGGCCCTGTTCCTTGGCCGTGCCCTTGTAGGCGCCAAACAACTGCAGCACCTTGGCTTCGTTCGGGTTGACCATGAACAGGCCGGCCATGAAGAACGTGGCCAGGGCCATGCCGATGGCGGCGGTCACGATCTCGGGTACCGAATCCTCCCGGATGTTCATGATGAGCATCCAGAGCAGCGCGGCATCGACCAGGATGAGGGTGAGGAGCACGGGTAAACCGGGCAAACCGTTGTAGGCGCGTTCGCGGATCATGGACTTTGGTCCTCCCTGCCCCGCCATAGCTCGCGAAGCGAGCGTCGGAGGGCGGCGATGCCAATTTGATATCACTGAGATATCAGCTGTCAAGTGCCCGGGATCTCACAGGAGATCAAGAGATCAGGAGCCATTCAAAGAAATGCCTCTTGACCTCTTTACCTCCTGTTTAAACTCTTGCCCTCGCTAATCGAAGCCGATCTTCAGGTCGGCCACGAGCGGCAAGTGGTCCGACGCCATCAGCGCCAGGCGGTCGCGCGGCAGCGTGACCTTCAGGACCTCGACCTTGCCCTCGTAGTAAATGTGGTCGAGGTGCAGGATGGGGAAGAAGCCGGGATAGGTCCGGCGCCGGCTCAGGTGCTTGCTGAGGTCGATACTCTGCAGCCGCTCGGCGAGCAGGTCGGTGGCGCCCAGGTGCCGGGCCCACTCGTTGAAGTCGCCCAGCACGATCTTCGGGCCCATCACGCGGCGGTCGTGAACGAGCGTGGCCAGCCGCGCCGCCTGGTGGCGGCGCTCCAGGAGCGATGTGCCCAGGTGGACATTGTAGAAGTGCAGTGTGTCGTCTTCGAGGCCCACATCCACGCGCTGCACGCCGCGATGCTCGCAGGTCTTCCACGTGAGGTCGTACTGCACGTGGTGCCGCACGGGGAACCGGGTCAGCACGACGTTGCCAAACAAGGCCGTCCGCAGGTGGCGCGTGGGGGCCATCACCCAACCCATGCCGAGGGCTGCGCCCAGTTCCGCCGCCTGGCCGGCCTTGAGCGGGCTGGCGCCGACCACTTCCTGCAACGCCACGATGTCGGCATCAATGGCCGCCAGCACGCCGGCAATGCGCTCGAGCCGGGTGCGGCCGTCGAGCCCGCGTCCGCGATGGATGTTGTAGGTGGCGACGCGCACCGTGCGCGTGCGCTTGGGCTCGTCGGCTGGCATCAGGCTCCATCGTATCTTGATCCCTGATCCCTGATCCCTGATCCCTGATCCCTGATCCCTGTAAGCTATACCCATGGCCAAGCTGGAGAGCGAACGCGAACTGCCGTGCCCGTGCTGCGGGGCGGTGCTGACCGTCGACCTGAACCTGGGCCGTATTGTGAGCCACGAGGCGCCGGCCAATCCCGATCGCCCCGAGTTGGACCACGCCCACCGCATCCTGGCCGAGCAGGCCGCCAGGCGCGATGCCCTGTTCGCCCAGTCGTTCGAGGCGGAGAAGAACAAGGGCGATGCGCTGTCGAAGCGGTTCGAAGAAGCGCTCAAGGAAGCCAAGAAGGCGCCGGCCTCGAAGCCGCTGCGCGGGTTTGATCTCGATTAGCGATATTCGACCGGCAGCGGTTCCCACTTCTCGCGCCCGCGATAGTAGGTGGGCTTCCGATCGTTGTTGGCCTTGCGGTACGCGCGGTACTTCTTCAGCAGTTGCCGATAGCGGCGCGTCGAGCTCTTCAGCTTCTGGTGCGGCAGGTCGATCAGCATCTGCTCCACCTTCCACACGCTCTTCTCGGTGAACCGCC
This sequence is a window from Acidobacteriota bacterium. Protein-coding genes within it:
- a CDS encoding endonuclease/exonuclease/phosphatase family protein, translated to MPADEPKRTRTVRVATYNIHRGRGLDGRTRLERIAGVLAAIDADIVALQEVVGASPLKAGQAAELGAALGMGWVMAPTRHLRTALFGNVVLTRFPVRHHVQYDLTWKTCEHRGVQRVDVGLEDDTLHFYNVHLGTSLLERRHQAARLATLVHDRRVMGPKIVLGDFNEWARHLGATDLLAERLQSIDLSKHLSRRRTYPGFFPILHLDHIYYEGKVEVLKVTLPRDRLALMASDHLPLVADLKIGFD
- a CDS encoding SPFH domain-containing protein, whose amino-acid sequence is MIRERAYNGLPGLPVLLTLILVDAALLWMLIMNIREDSVPEIVTAAIGMALATFFMAGLFMVNPNEAKVLQLFGAYKGTAKEQGLRWANPFLAKKKVSLRIRNFEGSRLKVNDIDGNPIEIAAVVVWKVFETAEAVFEVDDYEHYVKVQSEAALRNLATSYAYDAHDDTHVSLRGHTSAVADHLKREIGDRLVKAGVEVIEARISHLAYAPEIAAAMLQRQQAGAIIAARQKIVEGAVGMVEMALDMLSQKSIITLDEDRKAAMVSNLLVVLCGDRNTQPVINTGTIYQ